Genomic DNA from Candidatus Kaiserbacteria bacterium:
TGTATGATATTTTCTTTCGAAAATCTCGACAACCTCTTGCGAAGTGACTTTGTGTCACTTCTCACTCCACCGCTGAACTATACTGGAATGTGTACTTTGTCTCTCTATTAGGGACAGACAGCATTGTACAGAAAAATGGCGAGTCTGCAAATGGATAGCGAGGAATATGGGGTGGGAGGGGGGTAGGGCGGTATTGGTGATATACTCAGGTATTATGCGCTATGCATTTAGTCACTAGTATATGTACATACGTGTTCATGCGATTCCTAACGCAAAGAAAGAGAAGGTGATACGTGAAGACGAGACCACTTTTACTATTTCCGTAAAGGAGCCCGCAACACAAAATCTCGCCAACAAGCGGATTCGGGAAGTTTTGGCTCAGGAATTAGGTGTTTCTCCTACGCACGTGCGCCTACTGACGGGACACCAAAATAGGAGTAAAATGTATAGTGTAGAGATGTAGGTATCAGTTTAATCAAACAAACATATGACGTTTCCTCACATCAATGTAAAAGCAACTAACTACACTGTCACGCCCAAGTTAGAAACATTGCTTGATCAGAAGTTTATGCCACTCGGCAAATTACTCGATGATAGAAATGAAGTACTCTGTGAAGTTGAACTCGAGAAAGTCGCCGAACATCAATCAGGGAAAATTTATCGTGCAGAAGTCAATCTTACGGTAAATGGAAAGTTGTTTCGAACCGAAGCAACTGAAGAAGAAATGGAACAAGCTATCGACAGCGCACGGAACGATTTGAAAGCTGAGTTGCAGCGTGCGAACGGTCGTCGCCACAGTCTCGTGCGCAAAGGAGGGCAGATGCTTAAGGATATGATTCGTTCCGGAAAATAGGGAATAGTGATGTAACTAAAAACAGTAGGTCAGAAAGACCTACTGTTTTTAGTTATTGTATGAAAGTCTCGTACGACATTTCTTTTTTTCCTTCGGGGATGACGCGGAGAATTTTGAGGGAGCCGTCTTCGGCAAGTTTTGCATCTACTATTTTTATACGCATGCGCACGCCATTTTTCTCAGTGAAAAAGAATGTGCCAGGCCAGCCATCGAATGCACAGATTTTAAGGAAGTTTTGATAGTGGTCACCCTTGAGTGAAATCTCGCCCATCTCTTTTGTAATCTTTGTACAAAATGTTGCTTTGGTGTGGTCTTGCTCTGTGGGTGTTATCTCACCTCGTAGCCACTTCGGAATTACTTCTGCTAAAAGTGTGCCA
This window encodes:
- a CDS encoding DUF167 domain-containing protein, with the translated sequence MYIRVHAIPNAKKEKVIREDETTFTISVKEPATQNLANKRIREVLAQELGVSPTHVRLLTGHQNRSKMYSVEM
- the raiA gene encoding ribosome-associated translation inhibitor RaiA, which gives rise to MTFPHINVKATNYTVTPKLETLLDQKFMPLGKLLDDRNEVLCEVELEKVAEHQSGKIYRAEVNLTVNGKLFRTEATEEEMEQAIDSARNDLKAELQRANGRRHSLVRKGGQMLKDMIRSGK